The Salinispora tropica CNB-440 genome has a window encoding:
- a CDS encoding aldehyde dehydrogenase family protein, translating to MVLSIKSRRDAVGLTRGELLLAGDWRPSLDGRTWVHLHPATGEEVGEFAVADVADVDTAVRAARTAFDEGPWPRSRAKERIRVLRRTADLIREHTDELLALQALDNSVPLSFGDAYAMSAECAADIFDHHAGWVDKLGGETLSPYQGGDHMVFTLREPIGVVAAVIPWNAPLLLAAQKLAPALATGCTVVLKPSEYATFAVLRLVRILEEAGVPPGVLNVVTGPGETAGEALVTHPLVDKVTFTGSRAVGRRILHAAADRITRVSLELGGKSPSIVFADADIYAAAALTMGTVTVGLSGQVCVAHTRALVQREVYDDFLSIAAGATALVNYGDPFDAETTASPLINVRQLDRVLGYVGKGQAEGARLVCGGERVGGELAAGNFVTPALFADVTSDMTIAREEIFGPVLGVTPFTDEQEAVRLANDTEYGLAATVWTSDVKRAMRLTRAVRAGTVGVNGYQVEPHAAFGGFGQSGLGREGGRGSAEAFTEMKTVLLPTTDELM from the coding sequence ATGGTTCTCTCGATCAAGTCACGACGGGACGCGGTGGGGCTGACCCGGGGGGAACTGCTCCTCGCGGGTGACTGGCGACCATCGCTTGACGGCCGGACGTGGGTGCACCTGCATCCGGCGACGGGCGAGGAGGTGGGGGAGTTCGCGGTCGCGGATGTGGCCGACGTGGACACTGCCGTCCGCGCCGCCCGAACTGCCTTCGACGAGGGGCCCTGGCCCCGTAGCCGGGCGAAGGAGCGCATTCGGGTGCTGCGGCGGACCGCTGACCTCATCCGTGAGCACACCGACGAACTGCTTGCACTCCAGGCGCTCGACAACAGTGTTCCGTTGAGCTTTGGTGACGCCTACGCAATGTCGGCCGAGTGCGCGGCCGACATCTTCGATCACCACGCTGGCTGGGTCGACAAGCTCGGTGGCGAGACGCTGTCGCCCTACCAGGGCGGTGACCACATGGTCTTCACCCTGCGGGAGCCGATTGGGGTGGTGGCGGCGGTCATCCCATGGAATGCGCCCCTTCTGCTGGCGGCGCAGAAGCTGGCGCCGGCGTTGGCCACTGGGTGCACCGTGGTGCTGAAGCCGTCGGAGTACGCCACCTTCGCGGTGCTGCGACTGGTGCGGATTCTCGAGGAGGCCGGCGTTCCGCCGGGTGTGCTGAACGTGGTGACCGGGCCCGGGGAAACGGCCGGCGAGGCGCTGGTAACCCACCCGCTGGTAGATAAGGTCACCTTCACGGGTAGCCGTGCCGTCGGCCGGCGCATCTTGCACGCTGCCGCGGACCGGATCACCAGGGTGAGTCTGGAACTCGGCGGAAAGAGCCCATCGATCGTCTTCGCCGATGCCGATATCTACGCCGCAGCGGCGTTGACCATGGGAACAGTCACTGTCGGACTGTCCGGCCAGGTCTGCGTGGCCCACACCCGAGCGCTGGTTCAGCGGGAGGTCTACGACGACTTCCTGTCGATTGCCGCCGGTGCGACCGCCCTGGTGAACTATGGGGATCCCTTCGATGCCGAGACCACTGCCTCGCCTTTGATCAATGTACGACAGCTCGACCGCGTGCTCGGCTACGTCGGAAAGGGACAGGCGGAGGGGGCCCGCCTGGTCTGCGGCGGCGAACGGGTTGGGGGAGAGCTGGCTGCCGGCAACTTCGTGACGCCGGCGCTCTTCGCCGACGTGACCAGCGACATGACCATCGCCCGCGAGGAGATCTTCGGCCCGGTGCTCGGGGTGACGCCGTTCACCGACGAGCAAGAGGCGGTGCGCCTGGCGAACGACACCGAGTACGGACTCGCCGCCACGGTGTGGACCAGCGATGTGAAGCGGGCGATGCGCCTCACCCGAGCGGTGCGGGCGGGAACTGTCGGCGTCAACGGCTACCAGGTGGAGCCGCATGCAGCCTTTGGCGGCTTCGGCCAGTCCGGCCTCGGACGGGAGGGCGGGCGCGGCTCGGCAGAGGCGTTCACCGAGATGAAGACCGTCCTCCTGCCCACCACGGATGAGCTCATGTAG
- a CDS encoding enoyl-CoA hydratase family protein, translating into MGIDIRGDGRITEVVIDIPPVNALASDDWFALTDAIHTAAASPTAAAVILTSEGRGFCAGVDLRELQHRTDHAALIGVNRGCFAAFTAVYECPVPVVAAVHGFCLGGGVGLAGTADIVVAADDATFGLPEVDRGALGAATHLSRLVPQQLMRAMVYTCRRITAQELRTFGSVLEVVPRDRLLAAARRVAEEIAAKDPVIIRRAKESLNGIDPIDLKRSYRYEQGFTYELNLAGVSDGARQSFFDRRSH; encoded by the coding sequence ATGGGCATCGACATTCGCGGCGACGGACGGATCACTGAGGTGGTCATCGACATTCCCCCGGTCAACGCCCTTGCGAGCGACGACTGGTTCGCACTGACCGATGCCATCCACACCGCCGCGGCCAGCCCCACTGCGGCGGCCGTGATCCTCACCTCTGAGGGGCGAGGATTCTGCGCCGGTGTGGACCTCAGGGAGCTCCAGCACCGCACCGACCACGCGGCACTGATCGGCGTCAACCGGGGCTGCTTTGCCGCCTTCACCGCCGTCTACGAGTGTCCGGTGCCGGTGGTGGCAGCTGTCCACGGCTTCTGTCTGGGCGGCGGTGTCGGCCTCGCCGGCACCGCCGACATCGTCGTGGCCGCCGACGATGCCACCTTCGGACTACCCGAGGTGGACCGGGGTGCGTTGGGCGCCGCGACGCACCTGTCCCGGCTGGTGCCGCAGCAACTCATGCGGGCGATGGTCTACACCTGCCGGCGAATCACCGCGCAGGAGCTGCGGACGTTCGGGTCGGTGCTCGAGGTGGTGCCACGGGATCGACTGCTGGCCGCGGCCCGCCGCGTGGCCGAGGAGATCGCGGCCAAAGACCCCGTCATCATTCGTCGGGCGAAGGAGTCACTCAACGGGATCGACCCCATTGACCTCAAGCGATCCTACCGCTACGAGCAGGGCTTCACCTACGAACTGAACCTCGCTGGCGTCTCCGACGGAGCCCGACAGAGCTTCTTCGACCGAAGAAGTCACTGA
- a CDS encoding CoA transferase subunit A → MADKVMSIAEVVGELRSGMTIGIGGWGSRRKPMALVRAIARSALTDLTVVSYGGPDVGLLVAAGRVRRVVTGFVSLDSIALEPHFRRARKLGAVELTELDEGMVHWGLLAAARRLPYLPIRAGLGSDVLRVNPELRTVHSPYSDGEELVAMPALTLDAALVHLNRADRQGNGQYLGPDPYFDDLFCLAAARSFISCERLVDPAELRSGGPVQSLLISRMMVDGVIETPHGAHFTSCVPDYGRDEAFQREYAESAASPQAWSRFQDRYLGADEAHYQRAVS, encoded by the coding sequence ATGGCCGACAAGGTAATGAGCATCGCGGAGGTAGTCGGCGAGTTGCGCTCCGGCATGACGATCGGTATCGGAGGTTGGGGGTCACGTCGTAAGCCGATGGCACTGGTCCGGGCCATCGCCCGGTCCGCCCTCACGGATCTCACCGTCGTCTCCTATGGCGGACCTGACGTCGGCCTGTTGGTGGCGGCGGGGCGGGTGCGGCGAGTGGTGACCGGGTTCGTCTCCCTTGACAGCATCGCCCTCGAACCCCACTTTCGCCGAGCCCGGAAGTTGGGTGCCGTCGAGCTGACCGAGTTGGACGAGGGAATGGTGCACTGGGGGCTGCTCGCCGCCGCACGGCGACTGCCCTACCTGCCGATCCGGGCCGGACTGGGCTCCGACGTCCTACGGGTCAACCCCGAACTCCGTACGGTGCACTCCCCCTACTCCGACGGTGAAGAGCTGGTGGCGATGCCCGCCCTCACCCTGGACGCTGCGCTCGTGCACCTGAACCGGGCCGACCGCCAGGGCAACGGGCAGTACCTGGGCCCGGACCCGTACTTCGACGACCTCTTCTGCCTCGCCGCTGCCCGGAGCTTCATTTCCTGCGAGCGGTTGGTCGACCCGGCCGAGCTGCGCTCCGGCGGCCCCGTGCAGAGCCTCCTGATCAGCCGAATGATGGTTGACGGGGTCATCGAGACCCCACACGGAGCGCACTTCACCAGCTGCGTGCCGGACTACGGCCGCGACGAGGCGTTCCAGCGCGAGTACGCGGAATCCGCTGCCAGCCCGCAGGCCTGGAGCCGATTCCAGGATCGATACCTCGGTGCGGACGAGGCCCACTACCAGCGGGCCGTGTCGTGA
- a CDS encoding CoA-transferase subunit beta: MTGASRAEVCIVACAEAWRGDGEILASGMGLIPRLGAWLARHTFAPDLVLSDGEAELVGDDGAEGWLPYRAVFGIVAAGRRHVMMGASQLDRYGNQNISCIGSWAHPTAQLLGVRGAPGNTINHPTSYWVPRHSRRVFVDRVDMICGIGYDQAADLGSPGNRFHEIRVVVTDRAVLDFQSPDRGMRLRSVHPGVSVDDVVAATGFPLHLPDQLPETRTPSDRELRLIREQLDPAGLRDHELGR; the protein is encoded by the coding sequence GTGACCGGGGCCAGCCGCGCCGAGGTCTGCATCGTCGCCTGCGCCGAGGCGTGGCGTGGCGACGGCGAGATCCTGGCCAGCGGCATGGGACTGATCCCCCGCCTGGGCGCCTGGTTGGCTCGCCACACCTTCGCTCCCGACCTGGTGCTCAGCGACGGCGAGGCCGAGTTGGTCGGTGACGACGGGGCGGAGGGATGGCTTCCCTACCGCGCGGTGTTCGGCATCGTCGCCGCTGGTCGGCGCCACGTCATGATGGGTGCCAGTCAACTGGACCGATACGGCAACCAGAACATCTCCTGCATCGGCTCCTGGGCACACCCCACCGCCCAGCTACTCGGTGTGCGCGGCGCCCCGGGGAACACCATCAACCACCCGACCAGCTACTGGGTGCCACGCCACAGCCGACGGGTCTTCGTGGACCGGGTCGACATGATCTGCGGCATCGGCTACGACCAGGCCGCTGACCTCGGCTCCCCGGGCAACCGGTTCCACGAGATCCGCGTGGTGGTGACGGACCGGGCGGTCCTCGACTTCCAGTCACCGGATCGCGGGATGCGGTTGCGCTCGGTGCACCCCGGCGTCAGCGTCGACGACGTCGTGGCCGCCACCGGCTTCCCGTTGCATCTGCCGGATCAGCTGCCGGAGACCAGAACCCCCAGCGATCGTGAGCTACGGCTCATCCGCGAGCAGCTGGACCCGGCCGGGCTGCGAGATCACGAGCTGGGTCGGTGA
- a CDS encoding NAD(P)H-dependent flavin oxidoreductase, which translates to MHPALRTRLTELVGVRYPIVQTGMGYVSGARLTAATAQAGGLGIIASATMHLDELRSAIHEVRRRTSAPFGVNLRADATDVRERVELVIAESVRVVSFALAPRRDLVRRLRDAGVITIPSVGALRHAEKVAAWGADAVLVQGGEGGGHTGTVPTSLLLPQVVDAVDIPVVAAGGFFDGRGLVSALAYGAAGIAMGTRFLLTSDSPVGSAVKQAYLDSGPTGTVVTRQVDGVPHRVLRTRFVDRLERSGRISTLAHALGRALVLRRLTGVPWPTLIRDGFAARRSRELSWSQTLMAANTPVLLRAAMVDGRADLGVMSAGQVVGLIDDLPSCAELIDRIVAEAADCLSRLTTAQ; encoded by the coding sequence ATGCACCCAGCACTGCGCACCCGGCTGACCGAGTTGGTCGGTGTCCGGTACCCCATCGTGCAGACCGGCATGGGTTACGTCTCCGGTGCCCGGCTGACCGCGGCGACGGCCCAGGCCGGCGGCCTCGGCATCATCGCCTCGGCCACGATGCACCTCGACGAGTTGCGCTCCGCGATCCACGAGGTGCGTCGACGCACCTCCGCACCGTTCGGGGTCAACCTGCGCGCCGACGCGACGGACGTACGGGAGCGGGTCGAGTTGGTCATCGCGGAGTCGGTCCGGGTCGTCTCGTTCGCGCTCGCACCGCGCCGCGACCTCGTCCGCAGGCTCCGCGACGCCGGGGTCATCACCATCCCGTCCGTCGGCGCCCTCCGGCACGCGGAAAAGGTGGCCGCCTGGGGCGCGGACGCCGTCCTGGTCCAGGGCGGCGAGGGTGGTGGGCACACGGGGACGGTCCCCACCAGCCTGCTCCTCCCCCAGGTGGTGGACGCGGTCGACATTCCGGTGGTCGCGGCCGGCGGCTTCTTCGACGGCCGCGGCCTGGTCTCGGCCCTCGCCTACGGCGCGGCGGGAATCGCCATGGGCACCCGATTCCTGTTGACCAGCGACAGCCCGGTCGGATCGGCGGTGAAACAGGCCTATCTAGACAGCGGTCCCACCGGCACGGTGGTCACCAGGCAGGTCGATGGAGTACCCCACCGGGTTCTCCGGACCCGGTTCGTCGATCGACTCGAACGATCGGGGCGGATCAGCACACTGGCCCACGCGCTCGGGCGGGCCCTCGTGCTGCGCCGACTCACCGGAGTGCCCTGGCCGACTCTGATTCGGGACGGCTTCGCCGCCCGACGCAGCCGCGAACTCTCCTGGTCCCAGACGCTGATGGCTGCCAACACCCCGGTCCTACTCCGGGCGGCGATGGTGGACGGCCGAGCCGACCTCGGGGTGATGTCTGCCGGGCAGGTGGTGGGGCTGATCGATGACCTACCCTCGTGCGCGGAACTCATCGACCGGATCGTGGCCGAGGCAGCCGACTGCCTTTCCCGGCTTACAACCGCTCAATGA
- a CDS encoding acetyl-CoA C-acetyltransferase, translating into MSEAYLVDAVRSPVGRRGGGLAGVHPADLGGQVIAALLDRVGVDPAAIDDVVFGCVDTVGPQSGDIARTCWLAAGLPEEVPGVTVDRQCGSSQQAVHFAAQAVLAGTADLVVAGGVQSMSQVAIASAMAPRGPYAGSVGWAARYGEEEISQFRSADRIAARWGITRPEMEQYALLSHERAVRAREAGRFTAEIVPCDGCTVDECPRPDTSLTAMATLAPLRPDGTTTAALASQIADAASAVLVASERGVRVHGLSPRARVHHLSARGDDPVLMLTAPIRATEVALRRAGMTLDQIDLIEINEAFASVVLAWLRETGADLGRVNVNGGAIALGHPLGATGARLMTTLLHELDRSGGRYGLQTMCEGGGQANVTVIERL; encoded by the coding sequence ATGAGCGAGGCGTACCTTGTCGACGCGGTGCGCAGCCCGGTGGGGCGGCGCGGTGGTGGGCTGGCCGGGGTGCACCCCGCAGACCTTGGCGGTCAGGTCATCGCGGCCCTGCTGGACCGAGTGGGGGTGGATCCGGCCGCAATCGATGACGTCGTCTTCGGCTGCGTGGACACTGTCGGGCCCCAGTCCGGTGACATCGCCCGCACGTGTTGGCTGGCGGCCGGCCTACCAGAGGAGGTGCCCGGTGTGACCGTTGACCGACAGTGTGGCTCGTCCCAACAGGCGGTGCACTTCGCCGCCCAGGCTGTCCTGGCCGGCACGGCGGACCTCGTGGTCGCCGGTGGGGTCCAGAGCATGAGTCAGGTGGCGATCGCGAGTGCGATGGCCCCGCGCGGCCCGTACGCCGGTTCCGTCGGGTGGGCGGCTCGCTATGGCGAGGAAGAGATCTCCCAGTTCCGCAGCGCGGACCGTATCGCTGCCAGGTGGGGGATCACCCGTCCAGAAATGGAACAGTACGCGCTGCTCAGTCACGAGCGGGCCGTCCGCGCCCGGGAGGCGGGACGGTTCACCGCTGAGATCGTGCCCTGCGACGGCTGCACGGTCGACGAGTGCCCGCGACCGGACACCTCCCTGACAGCGATGGCCACCCTCGCTCCACTACGCCCCGACGGGACGACCACCGCGGCTCTCGCCAGCCAAATCGCGGACGCGGCCAGTGCCGTGCTGGTCGCCTCCGAGCGGGGAGTACGCGTGCACGGGCTGTCGCCCCGGGCCCGTGTCCACCATCTCAGCGCCCGGGGCGACGATCCGGTGCTGATGCTGACCGCGCCGATTCGGGCAACCGAGGTCGCGTTGCGGCGGGCCGGGATGACGCTCGACCAGATCGACCTGATCGAGATCAACGAGGCGTTCGCCAGCGTGGTGCTCGCCTGGCTGCGAGAAACCGGTGCGGACCTGGGTCGGGTCAATGTCAACGGTGGGGCGATCGCCCTCGGGCACCCGCTCGGCGCGACCGGTGCGCGGCTGATGACCACCCTGCTGCACGAGCTGGACCGCTCCGGTGGCCGGTACGGGTTGCAGACGATGTGCGAGGGCGGCGGCCAGGCGAACGTGACCGTCATTGAGCGGTTGTAA
- a CDS encoding acyl-CoA dehydrogenase family protein produces the protein MHLTYSVDQQQLRSQLRAYFAELMSPDIREALTMTDGEYGDGTVYRDIVRRLGQDGWLTLGWPREYGGSDRSMLDQLIFTDEAAVAGVPVPFLTINTIGPTLMRFGTERQRAEYLPRIAAGELHFSIGYSEPEAGTDLAALRTTAVRDGEAYVVNGQKMWTSLIQYADYVWLACRTAPEAPQHEGLSILIVSTDANGFSWTPVRTVAGPTTSATYYTDVRVPRSALVGAENQGWPLITNQLNHERVALTSAAPIRHALGEVRDWALATTLPSGQRVIDQEWVQLHLARVHAKAEFLKVYNWRLAAESATGIDPAAASATKVYGTEFAIEAYRLLMEVLGTNASVRQGSRGALLRGRVERLHRSALILTFGGGTNEVQRDIIATVGLGLPAARRRRQRQEQS, from the coding sequence ATGCACCTCACCTACTCGGTCGATCAGCAACAACTCCGGTCACAACTGCGTGCGTACTTCGCCGAGCTGATGAGCCCCGACATCCGAGAAGCGCTCACGATGACCGACGGCGAGTACGGCGACGGGACGGTCTACCGCGACATCGTGCGGCGCCTGGGCCAAGACGGCTGGCTGACGCTCGGCTGGCCCCGGGAGTATGGCGGCAGTGACCGGTCCATGCTGGATCAACTCATCTTCACCGACGAGGCGGCGGTCGCGGGTGTGCCGGTTCCGTTCCTGACCATCAACACGATCGGGCCGACGCTGATGCGCTTCGGCACCGAGCGACAACGCGCCGAATACCTGCCCCGGATCGCCGCCGGCGAACTGCACTTCTCGATCGGCTACTCCGAGCCGGAGGCGGGCACTGATCTGGCCGCCCTGCGCACCACCGCGGTCCGTGACGGCGAAGCCTACGTCGTCAACGGCCAGAAGATGTGGACCAGCCTCATCCAGTATGCGGACTACGTCTGGCTGGCCTGCCGCACCGCACCAGAGGCGCCCCAGCACGAGGGACTCTCCATCCTCATCGTGTCGACCGACGCGAACGGCTTCTCGTGGACTCCGGTGCGTACCGTCGCTGGACCGACCACCAGCGCCACCTACTACACGGATGTCCGGGTGCCGCGCTCCGCGCTGGTCGGCGCAGAGAATCAGGGATGGCCGCTGATCACGAACCAGCTCAACCACGAGCGGGTCGCGCTCACCTCGGCAGCCCCGATTCGACACGCGCTAGGCGAGGTACGGGACTGGGCCCTCGCCACCACCCTGCCGAGCGGACAGCGGGTCATCGACCAGGAGTGGGTCCAGCTACACCTGGCCCGCGTGCACGCCAAGGCCGAGTTCCTCAAGGTCTACAACTGGCGACTCGCGGCCGAGTCAGCCACCGGTATCGACCCGGCCGCCGCATCGGCTACCAAGGTCTACGGCACCGAGTTCGCCATCGAAGCGTACCGGCTTCTCATGGAGGTACTCGGCACGAACGCGTCGGTACGGCAGGGGTCCCGCGGTGCCCTGCTGCGCGGTCGGGTGGAGCGGCTGCACCGCTCCGCCCTGATCCTCACCTTCGGTGGCGGCACCAACGAGGTGCAGCGGGACATCATCGCCACCGTCGGCCTGGGTCTGCCGGCGGCCCGCCGGCGCCGTCAACGGCAGGAGCAGTCATGA
- a CDS encoding acyl-CoA dehydrogenase family protein — protein MRFTPGESHRDLALLTRQILTDRVTVDRLRDIEAKDICLDRPLWQELATAGVLAAALPRRAGGDGLGLLEQCGVLVEVGRSVAPVPYLSSIVTAAAGLATFGDERQLSHWVTPALKGSVILTAALAEGAVHAERVAGRWVLTGAKTTVPAAPDADLVLVPAKVDGATAVFLVCSDDPGVTVEPQQVAGGEGAGWIDLARVALPDGRLLGTVADGETIAAWLTTRATVGSCAVQLGVTERALELTAEYVRTRIQFGRPIGTFQAVAQRLADAYVDVEAIRLTLWQAAWRLAEGLPCPTEVATAKFWAADAGHRVAHTAVHLHGGVGIDLDHHLHRYFLAAKHHEFRLGGATAHLRAIGAALTSTDLENHDGPVDE, from the coding sequence ATGAGATTCACCCCAGGCGAAAGTCACCGCGACCTCGCCCTGCTTACCCGGCAGATCCTCACCGACCGGGTCACCGTCGACCGGCTCCGGGACATCGAGGCGAAGGACATCTGCCTGGACCGACCGCTCTGGCAGGAGCTTGCCACGGCGGGAGTGCTCGCCGCTGCGCTACCCCGCCGGGCGGGAGGTGACGGGCTCGGCCTCCTGGAGCAGTGCGGCGTCCTGGTCGAGGTGGGTCGGAGTGTCGCCCCCGTGCCCTACCTGTCCAGCATCGTCACCGCGGCGGCCGGGCTGGCCACCTTTGGTGACGAGCGACAACTCAGCCATTGGGTCACTCCTGCCCTGAAAGGGTCCGTGATCCTGACCGCCGCCCTCGCGGAGGGCGCGGTACACGCCGAACGCGTCGCCGGCCGTTGGGTGCTGACCGGCGCGAAGACGACCGTGCCGGCCGCACCGGACGCCGATCTGGTGCTGGTGCCGGCCAAGGTCGACGGCGCGACCGCGGTCTTCCTGGTCTGCTCCGACGACCCGGGGGTGACCGTGGAGCCGCAGCAGGTGGCAGGGGGCGAGGGGGCTGGCTGGATCGACCTGGCCCGGGTGGCCCTTCCCGACGGCCGGCTACTCGGCACCGTCGCGGACGGCGAGACAATCGCCGCCTGGCTCACCACCCGGGCCACCGTCGGGTCCTGCGCCGTCCAGCTTGGGGTGACCGAGCGGGCTCTGGAGCTAACCGCGGAGTACGTCCGCACCCGGATCCAGTTCGGTCGTCCGATCGGCACCTTCCAGGCGGTGGCACAGCGGCTCGCCGACGCCTACGTTGATGTCGAGGCGATCCGGCTCACGCTCTGGCAGGCGGCTTGGCGGCTCGCCGAAGGGTTGCCCTGCCCAACCGAGGTGGCGACGGCCAAATTCTGGGCCGCCGACGCCGGACACCGGGTCGCGCACACCGCCGTCCACCTCCACGGCGGCGTAGGAATCGACCTTGACCACCACCTGCATCGCTACTTTCTCGCCGCGAAGCACCACGAGTTCCGACTGGGCGGCGCCACCGCCCACCTACGGGCGATCGGGGCCGCCCTCACCTCGACCGACCTGGAGAACCACGATGGCCCGGTCGATGAGTGA
- a CDS encoding GMC oxidoreductase, which translates to MTGTSLSRRGLLRATTLGAGVAVAGVALGQQAAQAGGPVPALAGKTAVVIGSGFGGAVAAYRLGQAGVVTTVLERGRRWDVDGSGNTFCSINEPDWRCGWFLDRPPLGINLGARIEQRAGLIARHDGDGISVLSGTGVGGGSLAIGMFLPQPRRSEWEQVYPTEVGYDEMNDVYWPRARQRLGATPIPEDVQSTGPYRGARAWLDYLSEFKQTPLPIPFAVDWDVIRAELAGDTVPCHTIGEGPYGSNSGAKNSVDRNYLAWAAATGNVTTLALHEVTEIHEVSGQDKFEIRCRQIDEHGSVLSTKTFVCDYLFMAAGSVYTTSLLLTSQAKGWLPRLVNQEVGKGWGNNGDFLVTRINLRKDVGYAQGGPGNVKYIDEDNPYAPTSMAWEAAPVPRWMPRTTAHLVTSMTPERGEIRYDAATGAGKVHWPYGTLETTSEKAAVNLVTRLWWQTEGRKGYLLHGLPTYARGVGTGLGAANTWHPLGGMVMGKATDFDGRCVDYPNLFCIDGSLLPGSTCLANPSLTITANAERCMDRFVAAHS; encoded by the coding sequence ATGACAGGTACGAGCCTTTCCCGACGTGGCCTGCTAAGGGCCACCACGCTCGGCGCCGGCGTCGCCGTCGCTGGGGTCGCACTAGGCCAGCAGGCGGCCCAGGCGGGTGGTCCGGTACCCGCGTTGGCCGGGAAGACCGCCGTGGTCATCGGCAGTGGCTTCGGCGGGGCGGTCGCCGCTTACCGACTCGGCCAGGCCGGAGTGGTGACCACGGTGTTGGAACGAGGTCGCCGCTGGGACGTGGACGGCTCCGGCAACACGTTTTGCAGCATCAATGAGCCCGACTGGCGGTGTGGCTGGTTCCTGGACCGCCCGCCATTGGGAATCAACCTCGGCGCGAGGATCGAACAACGGGCCGGGTTGATCGCCCGACACGACGGAGATGGAATCTCGGTGCTGAGCGGAACCGGAGTTGGCGGCGGCTCCCTCGCCATCGGGATGTTCCTACCGCAGCCGCGGCGCAGCGAGTGGGAGCAGGTGTATCCGACCGAGGTCGGATACGACGAGATGAACGATGTCTACTGGCCACGGGCCCGGCAACGCCTCGGTGCGACGCCAATTCCCGAGGATGTGCAGAGCACCGGCCCCTACCGGGGAGCCCGAGCCTGGCTCGACTACCTGTCCGAGTTCAAGCAGACCCCCCTCCCCATTCCGTTCGCCGTCGACTGGGACGTGATCCGCGCCGAGCTCGCCGGTGACACCGTGCCGTGCCACACGATCGGTGAGGGCCCGTACGGCAGCAACTCCGGGGCGAAGAACAGCGTGGACCGCAACTACCTCGCCTGGGCCGCTGCGACCGGCAACGTGACCACACTGGCGTTGCACGAGGTCACCGAGATCCATGAGGTGTCCGGTCAGGACAAGTTCGAGATCCGGTGCCGACAGATCGACGAGCACGGCTCGGTCCTCTCCACGAAGACCTTCGTCTGCGACTACCTGTTCATGGCCGCCGGCTCCGTCTACACCACCTCCCTGCTGCTCACCTCCCAGGCCAAGGGCTGGCTTCCCCGCCTGGTCAACCAGGAGGTGGGCAAGGGCTGGGGCAACAACGGCGACTTCCTGGTGACCCGGATCAACCTGCGAAAGGACGTCGGCTACGCCCAGGGCGGTCCGGGTAACGTCAAGTACATCGACGAGGACAACCCGTACGCACCCACCTCGATGGCGTGGGAGGCAGCACCTGTCCCCCGTTGGATGCCGCGTACCACGGCGCACCTGGTGACCAGCATGACTCCGGAACGTGGCGAGATTCGCTACGACGCGGCGACCGGGGCCGGTAAGGTGCACTGGCCGTACGGGACGCTGGAGACCACCTCCGAGAAGGCGGCGGTGAACCTGGTTACCCGGTTGTGGTGGCAGACCGAAGGCCGCAAGGGATACCTCCTGCACGGTCTGCCGACCTACGCCCGGGGTGTCGGCACCGGGCTCGGTGCCGCGAACACCTGGCATCCGCTGGGCGGCATGGTTATGGGCAAGGCCACCGACTTCGACGGTCGATGCGTCGACTACCCCAACCTCTTCTGCATCGACGGATCGCTCCTGCCGGGGTCAACCTGCCTGGCAAACCCTTCGCTGACCATCACCGCGAACGCCGAACGCTGCATGGACCGGTTCGTCGCCGCGCACTCCTGA